Proteins co-encoded in one Tautonia rosea genomic window:
- the htpG gene encoding molecular chaperone HtpG encodes MSTATREPEQFTFRAEITQLLHLLAHSLYQSREIALRELISNASDALDKMRYVSLTDEAHREAAENLAITLEGFPDSRDLIVRDNGIGMTRDELVENLGTIARSGSLEFLRKLGEAKADISLIGQFGVGFYSAFMLAEHVTVRSRSYRDDQGWEWRSDGSGQFEIRPIAKDDRGTEIILHLKNDVRDLTRDDRITQIVRTYSRFIPHPIKVGGEVVNDVRPIWVEPKGQVIDEQHAQFYQHLAHRGDESPLWHLHIAVDSPIQFRALLYCPRSNLERLGLGRTEHGINLLARRVLVQNDCRDLLPDSFRFLYGLVDSEDLPLNVSRETLQDNTVIRRIRGVLVKAVLDRLAKLAEDDPETFRAFHDQFAPILKEGVVSEFEHRDRIASLLRFASSRDEQGKELTSLGDYVSRAQSDQTSIYYLGGPDLSSIRKSPNLEIFRRRGVEVLFLTDPIDEFVMATLGRFEGKDLKSIDAADLNLPGPEIETPPTESTGSGFSRVLELFRSALGDRVVEVRESKRLTDSPCCLVNASGGLSTQMQRILQQANRDVPPIGRVLELNPKAVLIARLAELSNNPSNEAFIHLCALQLWSNALAIEGTLVDPEDMVARVQDLMEQAAAGKSSIIH; translated from the coding sequence ATGTCGACGGCCACCCGAGAGCCCGAGCAGTTCACCTTCCGGGCCGAAATTACTCAGCTCCTTCACCTTCTGGCCCACTCCCTCTATCAGAGCCGAGAGATCGCGCTCCGAGAGTTGATCTCAAATGCCTCCGATGCCCTCGACAAGATGCGCTACGTTTCATTGACCGATGAGGCGCACCGCGAGGCTGCCGAGAACCTCGCCATCACCCTCGAAGGCTTCCCCGACTCCCGCGACCTCATCGTCCGCGACAACGGCATCGGCATGACCCGCGACGAGCTGGTCGAGAACCTCGGCACGATCGCCCGCAGCGGGTCGCTCGAATTCCTTCGCAAGCTTGGCGAGGCCAAGGCCGACATTTCGCTCATCGGTCAGTTCGGCGTCGGGTTTTACTCCGCCTTCATGCTCGCCGAGCACGTGACTGTTCGTTCCCGAAGCTACCGAGACGACCAGGGTTGGGAGTGGCGCTCCGACGGCTCCGGCCAGTTCGAGATCCGCCCCATCGCCAAGGACGACCGCGGCACCGAGATCATCCTCCACCTCAAGAACGACGTCCGCGACCTGACGCGAGACGACCGCATCACCCAGATCGTTCGCACCTATTCCCGCTTCATCCCCCACCCGATCAAGGTCGGCGGCGAGGTGGTCAACGACGTCCGGCCCATCTGGGTCGAGCCGAAAGGGCAGGTCATCGACGAGCAGCACGCCCAGTTCTATCAGCACCTCGCCCACCGAGGGGACGAGTCGCCCCTCTGGCACCTGCACATCGCGGTCGATTCTCCAATCCAGTTCCGCGCCTTACTCTACTGCCCCCGATCGAACCTCGAACGCCTCGGCCTCGGCCGCACCGAGCACGGCATCAACCTGCTCGCCCGCCGAGTCCTGGTCCAGAACGATTGCCGCGATCTCCTGCCCGACTCCTTCCGCTTCCTCTACGGCCTGGTCGACAGCGAGGATTTACCGTTGAACGTCTCTCGCGAGACGCTCCAGGACAACACCGTCATCCGTCGCATCCGGGGGGTCCTGGTTAAGGCGGTCCTCGATCGCCTTGCCAAGCTCGCTGAGGACGACCCCGAGACCTTCCGCGCTTTCCACGACCAGTTCGCCCCGATTCTTAAGGAAGGGGTCGTCTCCGAGTTCGAGCACCGCGACCGAATCGCGTCCCTGCTCCGCTTCGCCTCGTCCCGAGACGAACAGGGCAAGGAGTTGACCTCGCTCGGCGACTATGTGTCCCGAGCCCAAAGTGACCAGACCTCGATTTACTACCTTGGCGGACCCGACCTTTCCTCGATCCGCAAGAGCCCGAACCTCGAAATCTTCCGCCGCCGAGGGGTCGAGGTTCTCTTCCTGACCGACCCCATCGACGAGTTCGTCATGGCCACGCTCGGCCGCTTCGAGGGCAAGGACCTGAAATCGATCGACGCGGCCGATCTCAACCTGCCTGGTCCGGAGATCGAGACTCCTCCGACCGAATCAACCGGCTCGGGCTTCTCACGAGTCCTGGAACTGTTCCGGTCAGCCCTCGGCGACCGCGTCGTCGAGGTCCGCGAATCGAAGCGGCTGACCGACAGCCCATGTTGCCTCGTCAACGCCTCGGGCGGCCTGAGCACCCAGATGCAGCGTATTCTTCAGCAGGCCAACCGCGACGTTCCCCCTATTGGTCGCGTTCTGGAGCTGAACCCCAAGGCCGTGCTCATCGCTCGCCTGGCAGAGCTTTCGAACAACCCGTCCAACGAGGCGTTCATCCATCTCTGTGCCTTGCAACTCTGGTCCAATGCCCTGGCCATCGAAGGGACCCTGGTCGATCCCGAAGACATGGTTGCCCGGGTTCAGGACCTCATGGAGCAGGCCGCAGCCGGAAAGTCCTCCATCATTCATTGA
- a CDS encoding DMT family protein: protein MSRVVVLILGLMASNVFMTIAWYGHLKGFKERPWLLVALVSWLIAFFEYLIHVPANRIGHQVLNVGQLKILQEVITLSVFVPFAMLYLGEPLRWNYLWAGFCLVGAVYFIFRG, encoded by the coding sequence ATGTCTCGGGTCGTTGTCTTGATCCTGGGATTGATGGCGAGCAACGTGTTCATGACGATCGCCTGGTATGGCCATCTTAAGGGCTTCAAAGAACGGCCCTGGCTGCTCGTCGCCCTGGTCAGTTGGCTCATTGCCTTCTTCGAGTATCTGATCCACGTTCCCGCGAACCGGATCGGGCATCAGGTCTTGAATGTCGGACAGCTTAAGATTCTCCAGGAAGTCATCACGCTCAGTGTGTTCGTCCCGTTTGCAATGCTCTACCTCGGCGAGCCGCTTCGGTGGAATTACCTCTGGGCGGGGTTCTGTTTGGTTGGCGCGGTTTACTTTATCTTCAGGGGCTGA